The Streptomyces sp. NBC_00440 genome contains a region encoding:
- a CDS encoding carbohydrate ABC transporter permease, with amino-acid sequence MTLVLDRERARPGVAARNGRARTWLRPVAAVLVTACFFLPLYLVLANVFKPGDEIVRSPAALPFPPTLDNLTAVLTRTDHLFWFGLINSVEITAISITVLTVLSAMLGHYLARAAGPLPKIALAVLLCGLMVPPAVIMTPITEVLRTLGLMTSVAGVVLSNVGYYVPFGVFVFTGFVKTIPVELEEAAALDGAGRFRTFWQVIFPLLRPASASVLIFLGTWIWNDFLNPLIILGPASGTTVTVGVYRAIGEHQSDYGAVFAFMFLASIPILVFYLAFQKHFVKGLTGGASKG; translated from the coding sequence GTGACCCTCGTACTCGACCGCGAACGCGCCCGGCCGGGCGTCGCCGCCCGCAACGGCCGGGCCCGCACCTGGCTGCGCCCCGTCGCCGCGGTCCTGGTGACGGCCTGCTTCTTCCTTCCGCTGTACCTGGTGCTGGCGAACGTCTTCAAACCGGGGGACGAGATCGTCAGGAGCCCGGCCGCACTGCCGTTCCCCCCGACGCTCGACAACCTCACCGCCGTACTGACCCGCACCGACCACTTGTTCTGGTTCGGGCTCATCAACAGCGTCGAGATCACCGCCATTTCGATCACCGTTCTCACCGTGCTCTCGGCGATGCTCGGCCACTATCTGGCGCGGGCCGCCGGCCCGCTGCCGAAGATCGCCCTCGCGGTGCTGTTGTGCGGGCTGATGGTGCCCCCCGCGGTCATCATGACGCCGATCACCGAGGTCCTGCGCACGCTCGGGCTGATGACCTCCGTGGCCGGCGTGGTGCTGTCCAATGTCGGCTACTACGTGCCGTTCGGCGTGTTCGTGTTCACCGGGTTCGTCAAGACCATCCCGGTCGAGCTGGAGGAGGCCGCCGCCCTCGACGGTGCCGGGCGCTTCCGGACCTTCTGGCAGGTGATCTTCCCGCTGCTGCGGCCGGCCTCCGCCAGCGTCCTGATCTTCCTCGGGACCTGGATCTGGAACGACTTCCTCAATCCGCTGATCATCCTCGGACCCGCCTCCGGTACCACCGTCACCGTCGGCGTCTACCGCGCCATCGGCGAGCACCAGTCCGACTACGGCGCCGTGTTCGCGTTCATGTTCCTCGCCTCGATACCGATCCTCGTCTTCTACCTCGCCTTCCAGAAACACTTCGTCAAGGGCCTCACCGGAGGGGCCAGCAAGGGATGA
- a CDS encoding carbohydrate ABC transporter permease, producing the protein MTITSPPSRTARRPSRRAPLAGIGHFLAFGAPGLLLYLGLVLVPVIMSVRSSLTDENPLHRSTRYTGLANYRELLGDPAFHRALGNTVIVTAIVVVVPNVLGLGVAILLDRRGRLYHALRAVFFTPVVLSSVVVSVIWQALLTDDGMVNSLLRSAGVDHPPGWLSDPSIALYSVASIIAWQMLGFCVVVYLAGLQGVPPELHEAAALDGAGAGGRFRHVTWPMLAPAVTINTVMLLITAFKAYDHIQVITNGGPGDGTTATIAFSVVTTAFTGNRIGYAAAMSTVMLALVAAISVLALRFLQRREVNL; encoded by the coding sequence GTGACCATCACAAGCCCGCCGTCCAGGACGGCCCGTCGCCCGAGCCGCCGGGCGCCACTCGCCGGCATCGGCCACTTCCTCGCCTTCGGCGCCCCCGGCCTCCTTCTCTACCTCGGCCTCGTCCTGGTACCCGTCATCATGAGCGTGCGGTCCAGCCTCACCGACGAGAACCCGCTGCACCGGTCGACCCGGTATACCGGTCTTGCCAACTACCGCGAGCTGTTGGGCGATCCGGCGTTCCACCGGGCGCTCGGCAACACGGTGATCGTCACCGCCATCGTCGTGGTCGTGCCCAACGTACTCGGCCTGGGCGTCGCGATTCTGCTGGACCGGCGCGGGCGCCTCTACCACGCACTGCGCGCCGTGTTCTTCACACCCGTGGTGCTCAGCTCCGTGGTCGTCAGCGTGATCTGGCAGGCGCTGCTGACCGACGACGGGATGGTCAACTCGCTGCTGCGGTCGGCCGGTGTGGACCATCCGCCGGGCTGGCTGTCCGACCCGTCGATCGCGCTGTACTCCGTCGCCTCCATCATCGCCTGGCAGATGCTCGGCTTCTGCGTCGTCGTCTACCTCGCCGGACTCCAGGGCGTGCCGCCGGAGCTGCATGAGGCCGCCGCGCTGGACGGGGCGGGCGCCGGCGGGCGCTTCCGGCACGTCACCTGGCCGATGCTGGCCCCCGCCGTCACCATCAACACCGTCATGCTGCTGATCACCGCGTTCAAGGCGTACGACCACATCCAGGTGATCACCAACGGCGGACCGGGCGACGGGACCACGGCCACCATCGCCTTCTCCGTCGTCACCACCGCCTTCACCGGGAACCGGATCGGCTACGCCGCGGCCATGTCCACCGTGATGCTCGCCCTGGTCGCCGCGATCTCCGTCCTCGCCCTCCGCTTCCTTCAGCGCCGAGAGGTGAACCTGTGA